A region of Melitaea cinxia chromosome 15, ilMelCinx1.1, whole genome shotgun sequence DNA encodes the following proteins:
- the LOC123660364 gene encoding glucose 1-dehydrogenase 2-like has protein sequence MDFEDKVVIVTGASSGIGAACALSFAKLSAKLTIVGRNVEKLREVHDQCEEASGKKPLIVVADISKEEDNARIIKETVDFYGKIDVLVNNAGMLLMAKLMDDISNYDRISATNVRGTYVLTQLAVPHLTETKGNIVNVSSVVSTVPIPAMVPYCMAKAALDMLTKCAALELASQGVRVNSVNPGPVATNIFKTAGATEDQNKYIYETMGASVPLKKIATSEDIANTVVFLASDRASCITGSFHIVDCGLHLGEPIVKN, from the coding sequence ATGGACTTCGAAGACAAAGTCGTTATAGTGACAGGAGCAAGCAGCGGTATTGGTGCCGCTTGTGCGCTGAGTTTTGCTAAGCTATCTGCTAAATTAACAATAGTTGGCCGCAATGTTGAAAAACTTAGGGAAGTCCATGATCAATGTGAGGAAGCGAGTGGCAAAAAACCCTTAATAGTCGTCGCCGATATAAGTAAAGAAGAGGACAACGCACGGATAATCAAAGAAACAGTAGATTTCTATGGAAAAATTGATGTCCTCGTCAACAACGCAGGGATGCTGCTCATGGCAAAATTGATGGACGATATTAGCAACTACGATCGTATATCTGCAACAAACGTTCGAGGCACTTACGTCTTAACTCAGCTAGCGGTGCCGCATCTGACCGAGACTAAAGGTAACATCGTTAATGTGTCAAGTGTAGTGTCGACAGTTCCAATACCGGCCATGGTGCCTTACTGCATGGCAAAAGCCGCACTTGATATGCTCACAAAATGTGCCGCGCTGGAACTAGCCAGTCAAGGAGTGAGAGTGAACTCTGTTAACCCAGGACCGGTCGCTACGAATATATTCAAAACGGCCGGTGCAACTGAGgaccaaaataaatatatatacgaaacTATGGGAGCGTCAGTTCCTTTGAAGAAAATAGCGACGAGTGAAGATATTGCGAATACAGTGGTGTTCCTGGCCAGTGATCGTGCTAGTTGCATAACTGGTAGCTTCCATATCGTTGACTGTGGCCTGCACCTGGGTGAACccattgttaaaaattaa
- the LOC123660439 gene encoding uncharacterized protein LOC123660439: protein MKTEEWKRITDQFNAVVTSCHRTPQQLRLKWENLKKNSRKRNTLIRMNNIKTGGGGPDYIPPDEVLDKVATLLGNTVDGFTVEYGGDAELVPEPTNWASANVIIGDGGGIGSDFVVESQIIKLDASSISPGVQILQNDVLNEAEDPGKCSAKEPKKYLFTPRASGSKRKLFTKGDENRSARNQAIANYFIAKTKLLEENLEKVLLEKKNYN, encoded by the exons ATGAAAACGGAGGAATGGAAACGCATCACCGACCAATTTAATGCAGTTGTTACATCATGCCACCGTACACCTCAACAACTGCGTTTGAAGtgggaaaatttaaaaaaaaattctcgcaAACGCAATACATTAATTAGGATGAACAACATTAAG ACTGGTGGTGGTGGTCCAGATTACATCCCTCCGGATGAAGTCCTAGACAAGGTAGCTACTTTGTTAGGCAATACGGTGGATGGTTTCACTGTTGAATATGGTGGCGATGCTGAACTTGTGCCGGAGCCAACAAACTGGGCTTCTGCTAATGTAATTATTGGTGATGGTGGTGGTATTGGGAGTGATTTTGTTGTAGAatcacaaattataaaattagacgCCAGCTCCATATCTCCTGGAGTccaaattttacaaaatgaCGTATTAAATGAAGCAGAAGACCCAGGAAAGTGTTCAGCAAAAGAACcgaagaaatatttattcactCCTAGAGCTAGTG GTTCCAAAAGAAAACTCTTCACCAAGGGTGATGAAAACCGTTCTGCCAGGAATCAAGCAatagcaaattattttatagctaaAACTAAGTTATTAGAAGAGAACTTGGAAAAGgtgttattagaaaaaaaaaattacaactag
- the LOC123660433 gene encoding putative nuclease HARBI1, with the protein MLIAVGDFVGVSKSTACRIVQNISKSIAKLYNKYIYMHQNSVNKFYQIAHFPRVLGAIDGTHIRIQSPTQCDIGTFGNRWLLGDSAYPNRAYLLTPVLNPSNSSEQKYNDAHIATRNLIERTFGVWKRRFPVIFLPLRLSLANVQAVIIATAVLHNICRKYNMQEMPSEVELPASLVTDPSVADTQSQALGLQDIVERNELINGYFSTL; encoded by the exons ATGCTTATTGCTGTAGGAGACTTTGTAGGGGTGTCAAAGTCAACAGCATGCAGAATTGTTCAAAATATATCGAAATCAATTGCAAAGTTATATAACAAGTACATTTATATGCACCAAAACAGTGTTAATAAGTTTTACCAAATAGCCCATTTCCCACGTGTTCTTGGTGCAATAGATGGTACTCATATACGTATACAATCTCCaa CTCAGTGTGACATTGGGACCTTTGGCAACCGCTGGTTACTTGGTGATAGTGCCTATCCCAATAGAGCATATTTACTAACACCAGTTTTAAATCCAAGTAATAGCTCAGAACAAAAATACAATGATGCTCATATTGCAACAAGGAATCTAATTGAACG tACTTTTGGTGTATGGAAGCGTCGTTTCCCAGTTATTTTTTTGCCTCTGCGCTTGTCACTTGCAAATGTTCAAGCAGTTATAATAGCAACAGCAGTTCTACACAATATCTGTAGAAAATACAACATGCAAGAAATGCCTTCAGAAGTAGAGTTGCCAGCAAGCCTAGTAACAGATCCTTCTGTTGCAGACACTCAATCTCAAGCTCTGGGATTGCAAGATATTGTTGAAAGGAATGAGCTTATAAATGGATATTTTTCGACTTTGTAA
- the LOC123660676 gene encoding uncharacterized protein LOC123660676 produces MDIFRTQMGIPVPSRRRSDDIFADAFRQKVYDYNDPEDMKRHSFIDERRNLRKKALLKPFEHEYKDWDDRRYEHEIPGYLDDLSHKQFVGGDRQREIDSSESFHRGQRRYEDGDNIKLIPKVRSSEIGHSTHFLDKENEKKIPFTMTCERVHERFEPCFAGCAAVTCDNPRERLRPCYPFCEPGCICTQPYVRDDRTHKCVLPNDCTKGLKGIPDLGDDT; encoded by the exons ATGGATATTTTTAGAACTCAGATGGGTATTCCAGTTCCAAGCAGGAGAAGATCCG ATGACATCTTTGCCGACGCATTTAGACAAAAAGTTTATGATTATAATGATCCAGAAGATATGAAAAGACACTCCTTTATCGATGAAAGGCGAAATTTGAGGAAGAAAGCATTGTTAAAACCATTTGAACATGAATACAAAGATTGGGACGACAGAAGATATGAACACGAGATTCCGGGATATTTGGATGATTTAAGCCATAAACAGTTTGTAGGAGGAGACAGACAACGAGAAATAGATTCTTCAGAATCTTTTCATAGAGGGCAGAGGCGTTATGAAGACGGCgacaacataaaattaatacctAAAGTACGGAGCTCGGAAATTGGACATTCTACACAtttctt gGATAAGGAAAATGAAAAGAAGATTCCATTTACAATGACCTGTGAAAGGGTACATGAGAg GTTCGAGCCGTGTTTCGCTGGTTGCGCAGCGGTGACCTGCGACAACCCTCGTGAGCGACTGCGTCCCTGTTACCCTTTCTGTGAACCCGGCTGCATATGTACCCAGCCTTACGTACGAGACGATAGGACACACAAATGTGTTCTACCGAACGACTGCACCAA AGGTCTCAAAGGGATTCCCGACCTCGGCGACGACACTTAA
- the LOC123660677 gene encoding uncharacterized protein LOC123660677 yields MNSKLQNRKFVDKSYNETIAKLIENNRRRYVADSMQVQNNLMTPNSISVTYPVAVTNKIDGAVDEISKDAEDLGDWLYSQFFKAIENQVINKTSDKSTFTRRSGSVNSIKKSKDRKRFKKRKHGKNKKKGKKDNLRKKLLQITENDSVFDLSSSSKSDSSDSASSSSDSSGEYSSHNNEDGHGHKKIVMIKKKPKQLPNFIFLPNLETPFYPPLGLPPPPIPIPMYPMVPVPPMICNTEDLDDSGNETTAAPTETTTISISANTPFTTTLISVETTTSAKTANDNKTGTLRHSSKKRKSLIRPQMTNGESANNLRYSKLRSPIREQILQHLKQKIQNHSGKLSLMASRQKNKNTLTNPIIEQDLNFEYPYHEFTPDSETFNDIRLNAKEGSAVSDNVDFKYISELIHKVDQNNKSDNLPPIEYNPLDSTEDFPPLMQESKFSEYIIPPNAPDNRRFTRPNIHKTDELYYMNLGRQIASMIRGIDTQNKKVNMKLETAQNIPKHDVYFNVNSPKSYWERSVRSPLTFLKPNKKKFEYLKRSNELLFDIENKVEIIASTSPTLTLQEIENMINVMETDKKDIQKNAILKNLIPPGKTLNINLLARELPKTRSIKIQGKLYGNMK; encoded by the exons ATGAACTCAAAACTACAGAATAGGAAGTTCGTTGATAAGAGTTACAATGAAACAAT tgctaaactgatcgaaaataACAGGCGTCGTTATGTAGCTGATTCAATGCAAGTTCAAAATAATCTTATGACTCCAAATTCAATTTCTGTAACGTACCCGGTAGCTGTTACAAATAAGATTGATGGTGCAGTTGACGAAATAAGTAAAGATGCTGAAGATTTAGGAGATTGGCTTTATAGCCAATTCTTTAAAGCAATAGAAAATCAAGTCATCAATAAGACTAGTGATAAAAGTACTTTTACAAGACGTAGTGGTTCAGTAAACtctattaaaaaatctaaagatagaaaaagatttaaaaaacgaaaacaTGGAAAAAATAAGAAGAAAGGAAAAAAAGATAATCTGAGAAAAAAACTTCTGCAAATTACTGAAAATGATAGCGTTTTTGATTTGTCTTCTAGTTCGAAATCAGATTCTAGTGATTCTGCTAGTAGCTCAAGCGATTCTTCTGGAGAATATAGCAGTCATAATAATGAAGATGGACATggacataaaaaaattgttatgatTAAAAAGAAACCTAAGCAACTACCCAACTTCATTTTCTTACCGAATTTAGAAACGCCATTTTATCCTCCTTTAGGTTTACCTCCACCTCCAATTCCTATACCAATGTATCCAATGGTACCAGTTCCTCCAATGATATGTAATACTGAAG ATCTTGATGATAGTGGTAATGAAACAACAGCTGCTCCTACTGAAACAACAACTATTTCAATAAGTGCTAATACACCTTTTACAACAACCTTAATAAGTGTGGAAACTACAACATCAGCAAAAACGGCCAATGacaataaaac AGGAACATTACGTCATTCAAGTAAGAAGAGAAAATCGTTAATAAGACCACAAATGACTAATGGTGAATCTGCTAATAATTTACG GTACAGTAAATTGAGATCTCCCATTCGAGAACAAATC CTTCAGcatcttaaacaaaaaattcaaaatcattCTGGAAAGTTATCATTAATGGCATCTcggcaaaaaaataaaaacacactaACTAATCCAATTATTGAGCAAGACCTTAATTTTGAATATCCATATCATGAATTCACTCCCGATTCTGAAACTTTTAACGACATAAGATTGAATGCTAAGGAAGGCTCTGCAGTTTCTGATAATGTTGACTTTAAGTATATATCAGAGCTAATACACAAAGTTGACCAAAATAATAAATCGGATAATTTGCCACCTATCGAATATAATCCTTTAGACAGTACTGAAGACTTCCCACCGTTAATGCAAGAAAGTAAATTTTCTGAGTATATAATACCTCCTAATGCACCTGACAATAGAAGATTTACACGGCCTAATATTCATAAAACAGATGAATTGTACTACATGAATCTTGGAAGGCAAATTGCATCTATGATTCGAGGCATTGATACACAAAACAAGAAAGTAAATATGAAATTAGAAACAGCTCAAAATATACCCAAACatgatgtatattttaatgttaactcGCCGAAGTCATACTGGGAGAGATCTGTACGATCTCCTCTAACATTTTtgaaaccaaataaaaaaaaatttgagtatCTAAAAAGAAGTAATGAATTGCTTTTTGATATCGAAAACAAAGTAGAAATAATAGCTTCCACAAGTCCGACACTTACTTTGCAGGAAATTGAAAACATGATAAATGTTATGGAAACGGATAAAAAAGACATACAAAAAAACGCtatactaaaaaatttaataccacCAGGAAAAAccctaaatattaatttattggcTCGGGAGCTACCTAAAACAAGAAGC ATCAAAATTCAAGGCAAACTTTATGGCAATATGAAATGA